A window of Mytilus edulis chromosome 10, xbMytEdul2.2, whole genome shotgun sequence contains these coding sequences:
- the LOC139493377 gene encoding uncharacterized protein, whose amino-acid sequence MEQAERLYDRQGHAFRLNLEFGLILRHTETGDYRYFRPFQNESLFQRPIYISRRKDLNRLKLRLQRFNVTDYILRQRPDTKWKPYLVTNVRFVFYYLNYPLGNAVKLPDYILQSKSIVGLDKTRNGKHVYKDHLCAFRCLAVHHGHRTDQLETHTRALFQRWIQYAEDKQLDSTNFQGLPLHQMAYFEHCFSINVNVYHLRDDDVALTVYKSRCHYPDSMHVNQYDHHLSYISNLSAYTQKYQCGTCDRHFKRVDSMKRHQLKCTGQTVYRFKGGFYSNPKTIFDKLEEHGIRVQDRLYPWFVVYDFEAMLVSIQESNSDKLTWTQRHEPISVSVCSNVEGFTEPHCIVDPTAQSLVQHMVDYMTKIALISYKLAKEKFADAFDQLEADIENPYRALLEDDDEEGYKLDAFLYDEELQEENEKQKKVFQKLKEELEAYCQQIIVLGFNSAKYDMNLIKTYIAKSLHMHNPGEKFTVKRNNSYACLANETFKFLDITSYLAPGFSYAKFLKAYEVSENKGCFPYEWFDSADKLHHPTLPAHEQFYSSLKECNISPEDYAYCQKVWTEKGMSTFRDFLVWYNNLDVGPFVQAVANLQKFYFERDIDLFKTSISVPGLARRMLFDTGRQVGASFALFDDANSDLYFSIKQNLIGGPSIIFNRHHEVGQTFIRNNFNKPCQKILGFDANALYLYCIDQDMPTGPFVRRRLEDGFKPQKRDRYTMMYDWMDYLNHSQGLDIRHKLNTGKEKKIGSYPVDGYDPTTNTVYQFNGCYWHGHQCWMTKNVKDQKWQETRQAKFDKTAKTTEFIRAQGYKVVEKWECHFRHEIRRNGQLKSFCHSRKPATPQRSVTEIEILEGVASGRLFGMVECDIRVPDEWPSHFQHPTMTPYQYFEEMSPLFCTTDVPFEVIGEHMQEHVRRFELSEKPRRLLVGGMRGRQMLIATPLLKWYLEHGMLVTKIYQVVEFKPQRCFRDFVNVVSDNRRLGDADPDKTIIAETSKLHGNSAYGGTIMDQEKFQSVTYVEGEGRVMIEANKPQFKKMTTLLDEDEYFEVEKSKEKLDINLPIQIGYFILQYGKLRMLQFYFDFLDRFVDRSDFQYCEMDTDSAYMALSGPDLVSVIKPHLLDTYQRALIGCCRDDFEPDWLPRTCCTKHAKYDKRTPGLFKVEYEGDVMIGLCSKTYIVQKSKLVYTSNTKMAAFRLLRRAKKLAPKRLVHRPRLVRDVKFSSKGVTKRRVKAPMTTFRHVLNTQRVGNGSLKGFRARNNGIATYEQTRNGFSYFYCKRKLLSDGVSSVPLDLELCPVPMEIDESETPMEIDEPETVLDDDDRYLIQLLETNFDSDGE is encoded by the coding sequence ATGGAGCAAGCCGAACGTCTCTACGATCGCCAGGGCCACGCCTTTCGACTGAACTTGGAATTTGGGTTGATTCTACGCCACACGGAAACTGGAGACTACCGTTACTTCCGGCCATTTCAGAACGAGTCACTCTTTCAAAGACCCATCTATATTTCACGCCGTAAAGACCTCAACCGACTGAAATTACGTCTTCAACGCTTTAACGTCACCGACTACATCTTACGTCAGAGACCCGACACGAAATGGAAACCGTATTTAGTCACCAACGTCCGATTCGTCTTCTATTACCTAAACTATCCCCTGGGCAACGCCGTGAAGCTACCGGACTACATTCTGCAATCGAAATCAATCGTGGGATTAGATAAGACCCGAAATGGAAAACACGTATACAAAGACCATCTGTGCGCCTTTCGTTGCCTGGCCGTGCACCACGGACATCGGACAGACCAGTTGGAAACCCACACTAGAGCGTTATTCCAGCGTTGGATTCAATATGCAGAAGACAAGCAACTCGATTCAACAAATTTTCAAGGACTCCCGCTTCACCAGATGGCGTATTTCGAACATTGTTTTAGCATCAACGTCAATGTGTACCATCTACGTGACGACGACGTGGCACTCACCGTCTACAAATCCCGTTGTCATTATCCAGACTCTATGCACGTCAACCAATATGATCATCATTTATCGTACATCTCGAACTTGTCGGCGTACACTCAGAAATACCAGTGCGGCACGTGCGATCGCCATTTTAAACGGGTAGACAGCATGAAACGACACCAACTGAAATGTACCGGGCAGACCGTCTACCGCTTCAAAGGCGGATTTTATTCCAATCCCAAAACCATCTTCGATAAACTGGAAGAACATGGCATCCGCGTCCAAGATCGGTTATATCCGTGGTTCGTCGTCTACGATTTCGAGGCCATGCTGGTGTCCATACAAGAATCCAATTCCGACAAACTCACCTGGACACAGCGACACGAACCCATCTCCGTCTCCGTCTGCAGCAATGTCGAGGGATTTACAGAGCCACATTGTATCGTTGACCCCACCGCTCAGTCGCTCGTTCAACACATGGTGGACTACATGACAAAAATTGCATTGATCTCATATAAACTAGCCAAAGAGAAATTTGCCGATGCTTTTGACCAACTGGAGGCTGACATCGAGAACCCGTACCGTGCCCTCCTAGAAGACGACGACGAAGAGGGGTATAAACTGGACGCCTTTTTATACGATGAGGAATTACAGGAGGaaaatgaaaaacagaaaaagGTGTTCCAAAAATTAAAAGAAGAGCTAGAGGCTTACTGTCAACAGATCATCGTATTAGGGTTCAATTCGGCAAAATACGACATGAACCTCATCAAGACTTATATTGCCAAATCATTACACATGCACAATCCGGGGGAAAAATTTACAGTGAAACGCAATAACAGCTATGCCTGCCTGGCCAACGAGACCTTCAAATTTTTAGACATTACCTCGTATCTGGCACCCGGATTTAGCTATGCCAAATTTCTGAAAGCTTACGAAGTAAGTGAAAATAAAGGATGTTTCCCCTACGAATGGTTCGACAGCGCTGACAAATTACATCATCCGACACTACCTGCCCACGAACAGTTTTACAGCTCATTAAAGGAATGTAACATCTCGCCAGAAGACTATGCTTATTGTCAAAAAGTGTGGACGGAGAAGGGTATGTCGACGTTCCGAGATTTTCTGGTGTGGTATAACAATCTCGATGTCGGACCTTTCGTCCAGGCCGTGGCAAATTTACAGAAATTTTATTTCGAGCGGGACATCGACCTCTTCAAGACCAGCATTTCCGTCCCCGGATTAGCACGCCGGATGCTCTTCGATACCGGTCGACAAGTCGGTGCTTCGTTTGCTTTGTTCGACGACGCCAACAGTGACCTCTACTTCAGCATTAAACAGAATCTGATCGGTGGACCGTCCATCATCTTCAATCGCCATCACGAAGTCGGGCAAACGTTCATCCGGAACAATTTCAACAAGCCCTGCCAGAAGATCCTCGGTTTCGACGCCAATGCCCTCTACCTCTATTGCATCGACCAAGACATGCCGACGGGTCCGTTCGTTCGCCGGCGATTAGAGGACGGCTTCAAACCTCAAAAGCGGGATAGGTATACCATGATGTATGACTGGATGGACTACCTGAATCACTCCCAGGGTCTCGACATCCGACACAAACTAAACACCGGCAAAGAAAAGAAGATCGGCTCGTATCCCGTCGACGGCTACGATCCTACTACAAATACAGTCTACCAATTCAACGGATGTTACTGGCACGGACATCAATGCTGGATGACGAAAAACGTCAAAGACCAGAAATGGCAGGAGACCCGGCAAGCCAAATTCGACAAGACCGCCAAGACCACAGAGTTCATCCGGGCGCAAGGCTATAAAGTCGTCGAGAAATGGGAATGTCATTTTCGTCACGAGATCAGAAGAAATGGACAATTGAAATCCTTCTGCCACTCCCGGAAACCGGCGACCCCGCAACGATCCGTCACAGAAATCGAGATTCTAGAGGGGGTAGCTAGCGGTCGACTCTTTGGTATGGTAGAATGCGACATCCGGGTCCCAGACGAATGGCCCTCACACTTTCAACATCCGACCATGACGCCGTACCAATACTTTGAGGAAATGTCACCTTTGTTCTGTACCACCGACGTCCCTTTCGAAGTCATCGGCGAACACATGCAAGAGCACGTTCGCCGTTTCGAATTGTCAGAAAAACCTCGTCGACTACTGGTGGGAGGTATGCGAGGACGCCAGATGCTAATCGCCACTCCGCTCCTGAAATGGTACCTGGAACACGGTATGCTCGTCACCAAGATATACCAAGTCGTGGAATTTAAACCGCAGCGATGTTTCAGGGATTTCGTTAACGTCGTCAGCGACAACCGACGACTGGGAGACGCCGATCCCGACAAGACCATCATCGCCGAAACCTCCAAACTCCACGGCAATAGTGCTTACGGCGGAACCATCATGGACCAGGAAAAATTTCAATCGGTGACGTACGTCGAAGGCGAGGGCAGGGTCATGATCGAGGCCAACAAGCCACAATTTAAAAAGATGACCACTCTGTTAGACGAAGACGAATACTTCGAAGTGGAAAAGTCGAAAGAGAAATTGGACATCAACCTTCCCATACAGATCGGCTATTTCATCCTACAGTACGGTAAACTAAGAATGTTACAATTTTATTTCGATTTTCTGGACCGGTTTGTAGACCGCTCCGATTTCCAGTATTGCGAAATGGACACCGATTCCGCATACATGGCCCTCTCCGGACCCGATTTGGTTAGCGTCATCAAACCACACCTGCTAGATACTTATCAACGAGCTCTCATCGGCTGTTGTCGGGACGATTTTGAACCCGATTGGCTCCCGCGCACGTGTTGCACCAAACATGCCAAGTACGATAAGAGGACGCCCGGACTATTTAAAGTCGAATACGAGGGTGACGTCATGATCGGACTATGTTCCAAGACCTATATCGTACAAAAGTCCAAACTCGTCTACACTTCGAACACAAAGATGGCAGCCTTCCGACTTCTCAGACGTGCCAAGAAACTTGCACCGAAGCGCCTCGTCCATCGTCCGCGTCTCGTCCGGGATGTCAAATTCAGTTCCAAAGGCGTCACCAAGAGACGGGTCAAGGCACCCATGACCACCTTTCGCCACGTCCTCAATACACAACGCGTGGGGAACGGATCGCTTAAAGGATTCCGAGCCAGAAACAACGGCATAGCCACCTATGAACAGACGAGAAATGGTTTctcatatttttactgtaagaGGAAACTTTTAAGCGACGGCGTGAGTAGTGTTCCTCTCGATCTAGAACTGTGCCCCGTGCCTATGGAAATCGACGAAAGCGAAACCCCCATGGAAATAGACGAACCCGAGACGGTTCTGGACGACGACGATCGATATTTAATACAACTACTGGAAACTAACTTTGATAGTGATGGTGAATGA